The Mycolicibacterium fluoranthenivorans DNA window CCGGGTTGCGGTCATCGCCGCACTTCAGCGGGTTTTGCGTTCATAGCTCAACGATGATCGAACTATGAAGCTGCAAGTCGCCTGTGTTTTTTCGAGCGTCGACCGATCGATAGTGGGACACTGCCGTCCGTGACGACGACTGTGCTCGCGATCCTTGGACCGACCCTGGGGTTGTGCGGCGTTCTTGCTGGCCTTTGGTTAGGTGAACGGCGGTGGAAACGTGACGCGGGGCGCGAAGACACAAAGCTATACCGCAGCAAGCTCATCGAGACCTACCTCGAACTGTGGGATGTCGTGAACGACACTCAGCAGCAGATGCGGCGCGCCTTGAGCGACGGCCTCGAACCGCGTGACCGAGCAAAGCTGATCGGCGGCGCGAACGATTTCATGATTCGCGCGGGAATCTTTATTGAGAGGCAGGACCGAATACTCGTTCTCGACTACTTAGCTTGCACGAACGAGTATTTCGATATTCTGGCGAAACGCGGAGATCCTAACGAACTGTTCGTGTCGATGCCGCACTACGAACTCGACAGCAACGTATCACAAATGATCGGTGCTCAGGAGCGAGCGGATGTGCTGCGAGATGAACTGCGCGAACGAGTACGACTTGTCGCCGGAATGAAGGACTCTGGTGGATGGAGTCCCGATGTCAAGCCTTCCCGCGACCTTGTGTTGCGGCTTCGTCAGTTAGAAGCAGGAACCGAACCGACTCCCTGACCCGTCAGCGTTTCGGCGCGCAACGCCGACAGCGCATCGGCAACGGCGACGTCCCGGCCGGAGACCTGCTGTTGGTAGATCAGGCTCGCGCTTTGTGGGTGGAGTGTCGAAGCCGCGCCATCGTTTCGACCAGATTGCCAACCTGCGCGGTCATAGTTCCGGCGAAGTGGCGCAGATCGTGCACGCGCATATCGTCGCGACCGATGGACGCTAGCGCGGGCTTGAACATGTCTTTGGCGAACACTCGATCATTGACGTGGCAGCCACCGCGCGCGGGTGTGAACAGCATCGAATCCCCCGCCTTGTCAACGTGATTCGCCAAGTGCGATTTGATGTCATCGCGGATGTGCGGCGGAATCACCACCTTGGCGGGCTGGCCGTCTTTCGGTGTGTCGACCATGCAATTACCGCTGCGATGGGTGACACCGCGCGCGACGGTCACAACCGAACAGTCCGCGTCGAAGTCTTTGCGTCGAAGCTCGGAGACCTCCCCGTAGCGCAGACCGCACCACGCCGAGAGCAACACCAACGCGCGAAACCGCCCGTTCTTCGGATCGGTGCCAAGTGCGTCGGCGATGGCTTCCAGTTCGGGAATGGTCGGGACGACCGCCTGGCGCTTCGTCTTGGGATTCATCGCGCGCTCGATCATGCACGGGTTGCGATCGATCAGACCGTCGCGCACGGCGGTATTGCAGACCATGCTCAGAAGCGCGTAAGCGTGCGCGTTGCGTGTTGGGTGGGTGCTGCCAAGGCCGGAGAACCACGAACGGACCAACGCGGGTGTGAGGTCTTTAACCGCATACCGGCCAAGCTTGGGATCGATCTAGTTCTTCAACGACGCTTCGTAGCCGATCCGCGTTCGCGCTTTCAGGTTGCGTTCACCGATCACCGTCTTGGCGTAGTCGGCCACCGTGACCGCCGCGGCCTGAACTTCGGTGGCGATCACTTCCGGCGGTTTCCACGATGACAGACCTTCGTCGCTGGCCGCGCATCGCTCGACCCGATCCCGTTCTTTCGTCAGCCAACGTTCGGCGGTCATCTTCGATTCCAAGGTGACCGGCGCGAAATGTCGCCGCAGATCGGGACCGACGAACGACGCTTGATAGCGCGCCGACTTGGTTGGTTGCTTTCTACTGATTCCTGACAGAATCGCGCTCAAATACTGCGGCCCAATTATTTAACCAGCGGATTTGCGGCTGCTCAACCATGACTCAACGATGCCAACCATTCTACCCCGCGCGTGATGGGCATGATGAGCGAACGCCAGATCAGCCAAAGATGCTGGCTAGAGCCCCCTTTGCAGGTCAGGGCACACTTTGAGTTTGGGTTAGACGGCACTTTCGAATCCTGCCGGGGGCACCCTTGTTCTAGCAGTTCAGGCAGGTTTGCGCGGGCTTCCCGCGGCCGCCTACGACCACTCGGCGAGCACGCGCATCTTGCCGGCCTTCACCGCCGCCTCGCGGCGCCGCCGCTTGAGCTCGGGCGCGAAGGCGTTCCGCCCGTTCTCCTGGAAGTTCAGCGGCAGATTCAGGGCATCGATCAGCTTGGGTTCGAGATACCAGGGCTCGGGGTGCAGCACCCAGGACACGGCGGCATTCTCGGCCATCCACTGGGTCAGGACGGCTTCCCCGCCGGCAAACGTCTGCCGCTTGCCCGACCCGATGCGGCGCAGGGCGAAGCCCAGCTGATCACCGAGAAGCACGCCCAGCGACTTGCGCAGCGTGGAGCCGTCGGCACCGGCATTGCCGGCGCCGAAGTGGTACCGGACGCGTTTGCGCAGATCCTGAGGGACGTGCGGTTTGCCGTCTGTCCGTGGCGGCCCGGGGCTGATACCGACGTAGAGCAATGTCCAGCCGTCGCGTTGTTCACAGCCGGAGACATCGATACCGCCCGGGATATCCCGGAACCACCAGCCGTACGCGCCCGCCGCACTGGGCACCGGGCACGGGTCGGCGAACACCTCGGCACGTGTATACCGCTGAGCAGCAAGGAAATTCACGACCGCGTTGGCGCGGCGCTTCTCGGACATCGACTCAGCCATATCGCCCAGCGTAGTCGCGGTTGCACTGACGTTGTGCACTGTCGCGCGGTGACCGTGCGACACCATCACGAAGGTCACCGCCCACGGCTACCACGCCACATCTCGACCGGTGCCGAAGGCGACGTGCACGTGGTGCATCTGATGTCACTTTGACCAGGTCCCGTACCTTTCTCGGTGGACGCGGGACCCGGCTAGGATCTGCTGATGTTTCGCATCGACGGGATCAACGGCGAGAGCATCGTGGTCGACGGCGTGTGGGTGGAGAAGCTGCGGA harbors:
- a CDS encoding GIY-YIG nuclease family protein, whose translation is MAESMSEKRRANAVVNFLAAQRYTRAEVFADPCPVPSAAGAYGWWFRDIPGGIDVSGCEQRDGWTLLYVGISPGPPRTDGKPHVPQDLRKRVRYHFGAGNAGADGSTLRKSLGVLLGDQLGFALRRIGSGKRQTFAGGEAVLTQWMAENAAVSWVLHPEPWYLEPKLIDALNLPLNFQENGRNAFAPELKRRRREAAVKAGKMRVLAEWS
- a CDS encoding tyrosine-type recombinase/integrase encodes the protein MRDGLIDRNPCMIERAMNPKTKRQAVVPTIPELEAIADALGTDPKNGRFRALVLLSAWCGLRYGEVSELRRKDFDADCSVVTVARGVTHRSGNCMVDTPKDGQPAKVVIPPHIRDDIKSHLANHVDKAGDSMLFTPARGGCHVNDRVFAKDMFKPALASIGRDDMRVHDLRHFAGTMTAQVGNLVETMARLRHSTHKARA